One window from the genome of Leptospira wolffii serovar Khorat str. Khorat-H2 encodes:
- a CDS encoding acyl-CoA dehydrogenase family protein has protein sequence MIQGNYFQDNSDLQTHFEHLIDWEELVSAYEGNFEDAAKYQKTKDEKYAYAPSNTSEAKEYYRSITDSLGEIMGDFVAPRSKEMDRTGLKYENGKVTFPKAQEECYKTLKDSGLMPISISRKYGGLGLPATVQSMMCEIAARADAAFCLAYGNINIVEIMERYASDEMCEEWLPQIAAGNFSAAMALTEPNYGSDLPNVQTRATQDADGTWKINGAKRFITHACGYVDSPSVILTLARTGSPESGARGLSFFLVQGKDVQIAGVEHKMGLHCSPTCEVVFENSPGLLIGKTGYGLVKYSMGMMNAARLTIATQSLGIGTAAFFEAKKYAAERIQFGKPIEKIPAVKKILERMEREILATRCLVTETGRAIDLYHWKKERMLKEEGKSEREVSQDENIRRWEKLADLLTPMGKYYASEGCVSIASDALQIHGGSGYTEDYDVARIYRDSRITTIYEGTTQLQVVAAIGGVVSGMAPTGHLRAYAESEMEKFSASSDLKNLWEKLEKAVHLYKSIGDGNTKDELAFETVEIATRFVAGMLLEKSLTKVGSEQQASRRAHSEAYNVDSLAIAEGNLLRLERANRQAAAV, from the coding sequence ATGATCCAAGGCAACTATTTCCAAGATAATTCAGATTTACAGACCCATTTCGAACATCTGATCGACTGGGAAGAATTGGTAAGCGCATATGAAGGAAACTTCGAGGACGCAGCCAAATACCAAAAAACGAAGGACGAAAAATACGCATACGCTCCATCTAACACCTCCGAGGCGAAAGAATACTATAGGTCTATCACCGACTCTTTGGGAGAGATCATGGGAGACTTCGTGGCTCCCCGGAGTAAGGAAATGGACCGCACTGGTCTCAAATACGAGAACGGTAAGGTGACTTTTCCCAAGGCCCAGGAAGAATGTTATAAAACTCTGAAAGACTCCGGGCTTATGCCCATCTCCATTTCCAGAAAATACGGAGGATTAGGGCTTCCCGCTACGGTCCAATCCATGATGTGCGAAATCGCCGCCAGAGCCGATGCGGCATTTTGCCTCGCCTACGGAAATATCAACATAGTGGAAATTATGGAGCGTTACGCATCCGACGAGATGTGCGAAGAATGGCTACCGCAAATCGCCGCCGGAAATTTCAGCGCAGCCATGGCCTTAACCGAACCGAATTACGGTTCCGATCTTCCTAACGTGCAGACTAGAGCGACGCAAGACGCGGACGGTACTTGGAAAATCAACGGGGCCAAACGCTTTATCACCCACGCCTGCGGTTATGTAGATTCTCCTTCCGTAATTCTCACATTAGCCCGGACGGGAAGTCCGGAAAGCGGAGCGAGAGGATTGTCCTTCTTCCTTGTACAAGGTAAGGACGTTCAAATCGCGGGAGTGGAGCATAAGATGGGATTGCATTGTTCCCCCACCTGCGAAGTGGTCTTCGAAAATTCTCCGGGACTTCTCATCGGTAAGACGGGATACGGACTCGTGAAATATTCCATGGGAATGATGAACGCCGCACGACTCACGATCGCAACCCAATCCTTGGGAATCGGAACGGCCGCATTCTTCGAAGCGAAGAAATACGCGGCGGAGAGGATCCAATTCGGTAAACCGATCGAAAAGATTCCCGCTGTAAAAAAGATCCTGGAAAGAATGGAGAGAGAAATCCTCGCCACTCGCTGTCTGGTGACCGAAACGGGAAGAGCCATCGATCTCTACCATTGGAAAAAAGAAAGAATGCTCAAGGAGGAAGGAAAGAGCGAAAGAGAAGTCAGCCAAGACGAGAATATTCGTCGCTGGGAGAAACTTGCGGACCTTCTTACTCCCATGGGCAAGTACTACGCATCGGAAGGTTGCGTGTCCATCGCTTCGGATGCATTACAAATCCATGGTGGAAGCGGATATACCGAAGATTACGACGTGGCACGAATCTACCGCGATAGTCGCATTACGACGATCTACGAAGGAACCACACAATTGCAGGTAGTAGCCGCGATTGGAGGAGTGGTTTCGGGAATGGCTCCGACGGGACACTTAAGAGCTTACGCGGAATCCGAGATGGAAAAATTTTCCGCTTCTTCCGATCTTAAGAATCTATGGGAAAAGCTGGAAAAGGCGGTCCACCTTTACAAATCCATAGGGGATGGAAATACCAAGGACGAATTGGCTTTCGAAACCGTGGAAATCGCGACTCGTTTCGTAGCGGGAATGCTCTTGGAAAAATCCCTGACTAAGGTTGGCTCCGAACAACAGGCTTCCCGAAGGGCCCATTCAGAGGCATATAATGTGGACTCTCTTGCAATCGCCGAAGGAAATCTTCTCCGACTGGAAAGAGCGAACCGACAAGCCGCTGCGGTTTAA
- the msrB gene encoding peptide-methionine (R)-S-oxide reductase MsrB — protein sequence MKYEIQKTEEEWKKILNADQYRILREKGTERAFTGEYYYNKEKGKYLCAACGAELFGSDTKYESGSGWPSFYKPTNEKGIVSETDTSHGMTRTEIMCARCGGHLGHVFPDGPAPTGLRYCINSASLKFKKD from the coding sequence ATGAAGTACGAAATCCAAAAGACCGAGGAAGAATGGAAAAAGATTCTAAATGCGGACCAATACAGGATTTTGAGAGAGAAAGGGACGGAAAGGGCCTTTACTGGCGAGTATTACTATAATAAGGAAAAAGGAAAATACCTTTGTGCCGCCTGCGGAGCCGAGCTTTTCGGGTCCGATACCAAATACGAATCGGGAAGCGGTTGGCCTTCTTTTTATAAACCGACTAACGAAAAGGGAATCGTTTCCGAGACGGACACAAGCCACGGTATGACTAGAACGGAAATCATGTGCGCAAGATGCGGGGGGCATTTGGGCCATGTGTTTCCTGACGGACCGGCTCCGACGGGATTACGTTATTGTATCAACTCGGCATCCTTGAAATTTAAGAAGGATTGA
- a CDS encoding esterase/lipase family protein has translation MKKDHLTYLPEKGDIRPVILQHLVEIYHHIYYFFAHILGIFIELPHHTEGDKRPVVCVSGFLGRGLTWYDMRKHLISLGHPVYVVPLGFQTGNIRKKSKILENFLIENDIKDCYLLCHSMGGLIAAGLSYKGRDRVRKIFTIGSPIHGTYMAYLAPIFPCTWQMMPGSKLVKEVVDTYSKFHNVQAVFTKGEGIVRPWESARLGNFDDVEIPEYGHLNLYLGALGIECMGSLLTSEEKKDPLPVKPKASPKVEAPSKTIASGAKPSAKKTSGKKAPAPKKKAAPKKAKPKKKR, from the coding sequence ATGAAGAAAGATCATCTCACCTACCTTCCAGAAAAAGGCGATATCCGCCCTGTTATCCTACAGCACTTGGTCGAAATCTATCACCACATCTATTATTTTTTCGCTCATATCCTTGGTATTTTCATAGAGCTTCCCCATCATACCGAAGGGGACAAGAGACCCGTAGTTTGCGTTTCCGGATTTTTGGGAAGAGGGCTTACCTGGTATGATATGCGTAAGCATCTGATTTCCCTGGGACATCCGGTTTATGTGGTGCCCTTGGGATTCCAAACCGGAAATATTCGCAAAAAGAGCAAAATACTTGAGAATTTTCTAATAGAGAACGATATCAAGGATTGCTATCTTCTCTGTCATTCCATGGGCGGTCTTATTGCCGCCGGTCTCAGCTATAAGGGAAGAGATCGGGTGCGTAAGATATTCACCATAGGATCGCCGATTCATGGCACATATATGGCCTATTTAGCTCCGATTTTTCCTTGCACTTGGCAGATGATGCCGGGTTCCAAATTGGTTAAGGAAGTCGTGGACACATATTCCAAATTTCATAATGTTCAGGCTGTATTCACCAAAGGAGAAGGAATCGTTCGTCCCTGGGAAAGCGCAAGACTCGGGAATTTCGACGATGTAGAAATCCCGGAATATGGACATTTGAATTTGTATTTGGGCGCTTTGGGGATAGAATGTATGGGGTCCCTGCTCACTTCGGAAGAAAAGAAAGATCCTCTTCCTGTAAAACCGAAAGCGAGTCCTAAAGTGGAGGCTCCTTCCAAGACGATTGCTTCCGGCGCCAAGCCTTCTGCTAAGAAAACATCCGGGAAGAAGGCGCCCGCACCTAAAAAGAAAGCCGCTCCCAAAAAGGCGAAACCAAAGAAAAAACGTTAA
- a CDS encoding TetR/AcrR family transcriptional regulator has translation MTAQRKKRDSGASVRERILDTATELFYKQGFSNTGMRQIIQESGSVAASLYDHFPSKKELGIAYLAKQEEKTLSDLASLMERYPEVQEFLRAWVILKERQIRHFEFFGDPFAGFASQVMDSDPEYTEFLKGIADKWIKMIRDYLSRAVASGQLSRSMDIHYIARRVLMAYHGSITLWRMTKDLRYIREMEDSLREIFEEYTIK, from the coding sequence ATGACCGCTCAGAGAAAAAAAAGGGACTCCGGAGCCAGCGTCCGGGAAAGAATTTTAGACACAGCCACGGAACTTTTCTATAAACAGGGCTTTTCCAATACCGGGATGAGACAGATTATCCAGGAATCCGGCTCGGTAGCGGCCAGTCTTTACGATCATTTTCCTTCCAAAAAAGAGTTAGGCATCGCCTACCTCGCCAAGCAGGAAGAAAAGACGCTTTCCGACCTGGCTTCCCTCATGGAAAGATACCCCGAAGTCCAGGAGTTCCTAAGAGCCTGGGTAATCCTGAAAGAAAGGCAAATTCGACATTTCGAATTTTTCGGAGATCCGTTTGCCGGATTTGCAAGCCAAGTTATGGATTCCGATCCGGAGTATACGGAATTTCTAAAGGGAATCGCCGACAAATGGATCAAGATGATCCGGGATTATTTGAGCAGGGCCGTAGCGTCCGGTCAACTCTCCAGGAGCATGGACATTCATTATATCGCTCGCAGGGTTTTAATGGCTTATCACGGTTCCATCACTCTTTGGAGAATGACCAAGGATCTGCGCTATATTCGGGAAATGGAAGACAGCCTCAGGGAAATCTTCGAGGAATATACGATTAAGTAG
- a CDS encoding thioesterase family protein has translation MAVTEKDQVRTRFSDLDTQRHTTSRTYEDACLGDRYRVLDEAGYSWKRMIDESVRLRTLGADIRFLAQQMENTPLSVRTDFQIGEDGILSFSQEVVDPSGKTAAEIRTLARIEKEGNPLQLVPANASTQELISSYETVPDFSGTCDRASAERDLFYCERNPFGEYNPSHYWRILEEGRWNFTAACGLTLEDLVAMDTTLFYMGGKIRYHKPLVAGRKAKIQTWIHSFDKIWSRMRQEISDSESGEILAESMDDLLVVSVGKARPKKPGGELLKVFSKVTEFPEKATKDGQK, from the coding sequence ATGGCGGTTACGGAAAAAGACCAAGTACGAACCAGATTTTCGGATCTAGATACGCAAAGGCATACCACTAGTAGGACCTACGAGGACGCCTGCCTAGGGGATAGATACCGCGTTCTAGACGAGGCCGGTTATTCCTGGAAAAGAATGATCGATGAGTCCGTTCGATTGCGCACCCTCGGGGCCGATATCCGGTTCTTAGCCCAACAAATGGAGAATACTCCTCTCTCTGTTCGGACCGATTTTCAGATCGGAGAGGACGGAATCCTATCCTTTTCCCAGGAAGTCGTGGATCCCAGCGGAAAGACCGCGGCAGAAATTCGCACTCTGGCCAGGATCGAAAAAGAAGGAAATCCTTTACAACTAGTCCCGGCTAACGCCTCTACCCAAGAACTTATTTCCTCCTACGAAACGGTTCCCGATTTCTCCGGAACCTGCGATCGTGCTTCGGCTGAGAGAGACCTGTTTTATTGCGAAAGAAACCCGTTCGGAGAGTACAATCCTTCCCATTATTGGAGAATTTTGGAAGAAGGTCGTTGGAATTTTACGGCCGCCTGCGGATTGACCCTGGAAGATCTGGTCGCGATGGATACGACCCTCTTCTACATGGGCGGCAAGATCAGATATCACAAGCCTCTTGTGGCCGGAAGAAAGGCCAAAATACAGACTTGGATCCATAGCTTCGATAAGATTTGGAGTAGAATGAGACAAGAGATCAGCGACTCCGAATCGGGTGAGATCCTCGCGGAATCCATGGACGATCTACTGGTTGTGTCCGTAGGAAAAGCTCGGCCCAAGAAGCCGGGAGGGGAATTGTTAAAAGTGTTCTCCAAGGTCACGGAGTTTCCGGAAAAAGCGACCAAGGATGGGCAAAAATGA
- a CDS encoding thiolase family protein → MKLDKKLAICTPRRTPFAQIAKALGPYPGHHLGRIVAEDILAKSGVKKDQIDGIVVGEGFSNAPNSARVIANLIGLRDEVPSITVSNNCVSGIEALSEAARRIILGEGELYLVIGEESQTSMPFVVKNARLNKKAGSLDKLKKLLPDNLPEGVELRDTLEDGLGDGETSYGMQVTAEILAQNYELSREITDKLAFESFKRALEASKQGRYAPFIIPMKDEDGTELTIDEAVGLREGLVENPSRMGRAILLFDNPQMKFDEFKTKYAKYLEKSHGPTVSIFNASPRSDGAAGVILTTVEKAKALGLKIEAVLSGWKMKGVDPNLMGIGQAYATEGLLADTGVKIEDVDYVEIHEAFAATAVAALVQIEKDTGWKWEQKFDEKKINPNGGSIAIGHPFGATGIRLVENAIMDLQEDSKAKKVVITACAHGGIAGAMLIERFEG, encoded by the coding sequence ATGAAACTCGATAAAAAATTGGCGATTTGTACGCCAAGAAGAACGCCCTTCGCTCAGATTGCGAAAGCTTTGGGACCCTATCCCGGCCACCACTTAGGTCGTATAGTTGCCGAAGATATCCTCGCAAAAAGCGGAGTTAAGAAGGACCAAATCGACGGAATCGTAGTTGGAGAAGGTTTCTCCAATGCACCTAATTCCGCGAGAGTAATCGCAAACCTGATCGGACTTCGCGACGAAGTTCCTTCGATCACCGTATCCAATAACTGCGTATCCGGTATCGAAGCGCTTTCAGAAGCCGCTCGTCGTATCATCCTGGGAGAAGGAGAACTTTACCTGGTGATCGGAGAAGAATCCCAAACTTCCATGCCTTTCGTCGTGAAAAACGCACGTTTGAACAAGAAAGCGGGATCTCTGGATAAACTGAAAAAACTTCTTCCAGACAATCTTCCCGAAGGAGTGGAATTGAGAGACACTCTGGAAGACGGACTCGGAGACGGAGAGACTTCCTACGGAATGCAGGTAACTGCGGAAATTCTAGCTCAGAACTACGAGCTTTCCCGCGAGATCACCGACAAACTGGCTTTCGAATCCTTCAAAAGAGCATTAGAAGCTTCTAAACAAGGTAGATATGCTCCTTTTATTATTCCAATGAAAGACGAGGACGGAACCGAACTGACCATCGATGAAGCGGTAGGACTTCGCGAAGGACTGGTCGAAAATCCAAGCCGCATGGGAAGAGCGATTTTGTTGTTCGACAACCCTCAAATGAAATTCGACGAGTTCAAAACCAAATACGCTAAGTATCTGGAAAAATCCCACGGTCCGACCGTTTCCATCTTTAATGCGAGCCCTCGTTCCGATGGAGCCGCAGGTGTGATTCTAACCACCGTAGAAAAAGCGAAAGCTCTCGGTTTGAAAATCGAAGCCGTTCTTTCCGGATGGAAAATGAAAGGTGTGGATCCTAACCTGATGGGAATCGGACAAGCTTACGCTACTGAAGGATTGCTTGCCGACACCGGAGTGAAAATCGAAGACGTGGATTACGTAGAAATTCACGAGGCTTTCGCGGCTACCGCAGTCGCGGCGCTAGTCCAAATCGAAAAAGATACCGGCTGGAAATGGGAGCAAAAGTTCGACGAGAAAAAAATCAATCCTAACGGAGGATCCATCGCAATCGGACACCCGTTCGGAGCAACCGGAATCCGCCTGGTCGAGAACGCGATCATGGATCTCCAAGAAGACTCCAAAGCTAAGAAAGTGGTTATCACCGCTTGTGCTCACGGCGGAATCGCCGGAGCGATGCTGATCGAGAGATTCGAAGGTTAA
- a CDS encoding PIN domain-containing protein: MISFDANLLLYASVKDSPWNRAASDFLKDLSLRSDVVLSELVLMEFYSGLRNPEILREPLSSEDAADLIGAYRKHPRWRIAGFPEKSKELHDSIWREAGRPGVSVTGVLDARLVFTLLHHGVKRFATVHTDRFPIYGFEKVWNPLEG, encoded by the coding sequence ATGATTTCCTTCGATGCAAATTTACTACTTTACGCAAGCGTAAAGGACTCTCCTTGGAATCGAGCCGCTTCGGACTTTCTCAAGGACCTATCCCTTAGATCGGATGTGGTTCTTTCCGAATTGGTGCTTATGGAATTTTATTCGGGACTCAGAAATCCGGAAATCTTAAGGGAGCCTTTGTCCTCGGAAGACGCCGCGGATTTGATAGGCGCTTACAGAAAGCATCCCAGATGGAGAATCGCCGGTTTTCCCGAAAAAAGTAAGGAATTGCACGATTCGATTTGGAGAGAGGCGGGAAGACCGGGAGTTTCCGTAACGGGAGTTTTGGATGCAAGACTAGTATTCACCCTTTTACATCACGGTGTGAAAAGGTTCGCCACGGTTCATACGGACAGATTCCCTATATACGGCTTCGAAAAAGTCTGGAATCCGCTGGAAGGATAA
- a CDS encoding bile acid:sodium symporter family protein has translation MQSGFLLETVLPISLFIIMFGMGLSLTGKDFARVALFPKAVIAGLLAQILLLPVLGFIVATMFRLEPLLAVGLMVLSCCPSGPTSNMYSYLFKGDVALSVTLTALISVIKPFTLPFLTYYSMVYFMGEGKTIELPIFKTIVQLFVITVLPVGIGMLVKRYASNFAEKCEKPVKLFSMIILFAIIAGLVRQNWDKMLGFFAQSGAAALTMNCICISLGFLLGMLLRLSKTQAVTIAFELGIQNGTTALLVTGTILATPTMTVVPITYSLLMFLTALIFGLFVLKGRNSRRERASLEGVS, from the coding sequence ATGCAAAGTGGATTTCTTTTGGAGACGGTTCTCCCGATTTCACTATTTATCATCATGTTCGGAATGGGCCTGTCCCTTACCGGAAAGGATTTTGCCAGAGTGGCCCTGTTCCCTAAGGCAGTAATCGCGGGGTTGCTGGCCCAGATTCTGCTCTTACCGGTTTTAGGTTTTATAGTCGCGACTATGTTTCGGTTGGAACCTTTATTGGCAGTCGGCCTAATGGTGCTTTCCTGCTGTCCTTCGGGACCCACTTCGAACATGTATTCGTATCTGTTCAAGGGAGACGTGGCTCTCTCCGTGACTCTCACCGCTCTCATCAGCGTGATCAAACCGTTTACACTCCCCTTCCTCACCTATTACTCCATGGTATACTTCATGGGAGAAGGAAAAACGATCGAACTTCCCATTTTCAAAACCATCGTACAACTATTCGTGATCACGGTATTGCCCGTGGGAATCGGCATGCTCGTGAAACGTTATGCTTCGAATTTCGCCGAAAAATGCGAGAAACCCGTAAAACTATTTTCCATGATCATACTTTTCGCCATCATCGCGGGCCTAGTCCGCCAGAACTGGGATAAGATGTTGGGATTCTTCGCACAAAGCGGAGCGGCGGCTCTTACCATGAACTGCATTTGTATCAGCCTAGGCTTCCTACTCGGAATGCTTTTACGCTTAAGTAAGACCCAAGCCGTCACGATCGCATTCGAGCTGGGAATCCAAAACGGAACCACGGCCTTACTCGTAACCGGGACGATACTGGCGACTCCCACTATGACGGTCGTTCCGATTACTTATAGTCTGTTGATGTTTCTTACCGCGCTGATTTTCGGGCTATTCGTTCTAAAGGGTAGGAATTCACGCAGAGAACGAGCTTCGTTAGAAGGGGTGAGTTGA
- a CDS encoding SpoIIE family protein phosphatase: MSLQLTFFSYGSWIVCIFTAVLSAFLFWIKNRSRSSTYLASAFLFLSLHAFAFVVAYSVVSPLAAYHRWLILFVVPAFTCMGQFFFYYPQETEGRFPQFYFFFQILVWLTFSLYYVGSTLGQRPIFDFSEQIWTFPVAKENKILGVIVVLYSSLMIFSGVWRAWKVRKERNYVTALFVIFFILLIFPPVVANAMSRAGLISRAAFLTTYTFFLIPGSFIVLVLYINTTLDKTRFLNRITGICLGTFLLILYWIALATIGRQEETFDLAKLREAENSIRTHSISKDVLYVSEFHKEEKNKTPIGSRIRNDGNKEFPRQTLISSQTFFPENVERFFVSSESDSSLAVSYRFFLGDKEYELGYPYGEYRKFLHEAILPHFLILTITVFVVLLGFRLFFKGTIWNPLKNLLEGIDRVNEGDLGTQIQVRIRDEIGFLTDSFNGMVSSIREARTALSVYADTLEDQVKDRTSRLTKLLEQQQGDYFLTSLLLKPFGIDRLRNGNVFVESFIRQKKRFVFKEQSHEIGGDISMATSVKIGGADCTVFINADAMGKSIQGAGGAIVLGSVFGSILNRTKLFEEKAGEITPHRWLKAAFLELSKVFEMFEGSMLITAVLGVIEEATGKTFLINAEHPVPILYRNGKASLIPTRHYFNRIGLPFDHVGTFTIQSFQLKPGDCLILGSDGKDDLIVGRWEDGSKKINENQEAFLSRIEAAEGDLDRIYRNLEEYLTDDISILKIEYSSRTQADPVNGRKPQYSANERN; the protein is encoded by the coding sequence ATGAGCTTGCAGCTGACTTTCTTTTCTTACGGGTCTTGGATCGTTTGTATTTTTACGGCGGTCCTATCCGCGTTTTTATTCTGGATCAAGAATCGTTCCCGTTCCAGTACCTATCTCGCCTCGGCCTTTCTATTCTTATCCTTACACGCTTTCGCATTCGTAGTCGCGTATAGCGTCGTAAGTCCATTAGCCGCTTATCATCGATGGTTGATTCTTTTCGTAGTGCCGGCTTTCACATGCATGGGGCAATTCTTCTTTTATTATCCGCAAGAAACGGAAGGAAGATTTCCTCAATTTTACTTTTTCTTCCAGATCCTTGTCTGGCTTACCTTCTCTCTTTATTACGTGGGTTCGACTCTAGGACAAAGACCGATCTTCGACTTCTCGGAACAGATCTGGACGTTTCCCGTTGCGAAAGAGAATAAAATATTAGGGGTCATCGTCGTCCTTTATTCCTCTCTTATGATTTTTTCCGGAGTGTGGAGAGCCTGGAAGGTAAGAAAAGAGAGGAATTACGTAACGGCACTCTTTGTGATCTTTTTCATTCTGCTAATTTTTCCGCCTGTCGTTGCAAATGCGATGAGCAGGGCAGGACTCATTTCCAGAGCCGCATTCCTGACCACCTACACCTTCTTTCTGATACCCGGTAGTTTCATCGTACTCGTCCTTTATATCAATACGACTCTGGATAAGACCCGGTTTCTGAATCGAATCACGGGAATCTGTCTCGGGACTTTTCTATTGATCCTTTACTGGATCGCTTTAGCGACGATAGGAAGACAGGAAGAAACTTTCGATCTGGCTAAATTACGGGAAGCCGAGAATTCGATTCGAACTCATTCGATCTCAAAAGACGTTTTATACGTCTCCGAGTTTCATAAAGAGGAAAAGAATAAGACACCTATCGGATCTAGAATACGAAACGACGGAAATAAGGAATTTCCTAGGCAAACTCTCATTAGTTCTCAAACCTTTTTTCCGGAGAACGTAGAGAGATTTTTCGTTTCTTCGGAATCGGATTCTTCCCTTGCGGTTTCCTACCGTTTCTTTCTAGGGGATAAGGAATATGAATTAGGATATCCTTATGGAGAATATAGAAAGTTTCTACACGAAGCGATTCTACCTCATTTCCTTATACTAACAATCACCGTTTTCGTGGTACTTTTGGGATTCCGTTTATTCTTCAAAGGAACGATATGGAATCCTCTTAAGAATCTTTTGGAAGGAATCGATCGGGTCAACGAAGGGGACTTAGGCACACAAATCCAGGTAAGGATCCGGGATGAGATAGGATTCCTTACGGATTCGTTCAACGGGATGGTAAGCTCAATTCGCGAGGCGAGAACCGCTCTCTCGGTATATGCTGATACCTTGGAGGACCAAGTAAAGGATCGAACCTCCCGGTTGACCAAGCTTTTGGAGCAGCAACAAGGGGATTATTTTCTTACCTCTCTTTTACTCAAACCATTCGGGATAGATCGTCTACGAAACGGAAACGTTTTCGTGGAATCCTTTATCCGTCAGAAAAAGAGATTCGTCTTTAAAGAGCAAAGCCATGAGATCGGAGGGGATATCTCGATGGCGACTAGCGTGAAAATCGGCGGAGCCGACTGCACTGTATTCATCAATGCCGATGCGATGGGTAAGTCCATTCAAGGCGCAGGAGGTGCCATCGTTTTAGGGTCCGTATTCGGTTCCATTCTGAATCGAACCAAACTATTCGAGGAAAAAGCGGGAGAAATCACTCCTCACAGATGGCTGAAAGCCGCCTTTTTGGAACTTTCGAAAGTCTTCGAGATGTTCGAAGGAAGCATGCTCATCACCGCGGTCTTAGGCGTCATCGAAGAGGCTACGGGCAAAACCTTTCTCATCAATGCGGAGCATCCGGTCCCTATACTTTATAGAAACGGAAAAGCGAGCCTCATTCCCACGAGGCATTATTTCAATCGGATAGGATTACCTTTCGATCATGTGGGAACTTTTACTATCCAATCCTTCCAACTCAAACCGGGGGATTGCCTTATCCTCGGTTCGGATGGAAAAGACGATCTCATCGTCGGCCGATGGGAAGACGGATCCAAGAAGATCAACGAGAACCAGGAAGCGTTTTTATCCAGAATAGAAGCCGCAGAAGGGGACCTTGATCGGATTTATCGCAATCTGGAGGAATATCTCACGGACGATATATCCATTCTGAAAATCGAATATTCTTCGAGAACACAAGCCGACCCGGTAAACGGAAGAAAGCCTCAGTATTCCGCAAATGAAAGGAATTAA